The Atlantibacter hermannii genomic interval GGTGCCTGCGCGGCAAGACGATTATGCAGATGCGTGACGTCGTCATAGTTAAACAGCTCAGGAATATACTGGCGCACCACTTTATTGACATGGGTGGCAATCACGCTGGCGCAGTCGATCACCTGATACCCCAGATTTAGCGCCCGCGCTTTCTGATCGGGCTGGATCCAGGTGACCGGCATGCGGTAAGCCGGGTCCATGCCCAGGATGCCGTCAATCTCGCCATAGGTATCGCTGCCAGGCAACGCCATCAGGCGGTCGGCAGGCACATCGCCCTCCTCTGCCTGAATCCCGTTGATGTAGATGGCATATTGCGTCGGCTTCAGGCGGAAGTTCTCCCGGATGCGGATTTCCGGCAGCAACACGCCGCTGGTATCGGAAATCACCTGGCGCACGCCGCGCACCCGCTGGGTCAACGGGCCGCCCCGGTTTTTATCCACCAGCGACACCAGCTTATAACCGAGGCTCAGGCTTACCGGTTCGATTAACGGAATGGTCTCCCAGCTCACCGGCTGTTCAGGCGTCTCGACAATCGCTTTGCTGAGGTTTTCCAGGTTCTGCTCATTTTCGACCGAGGCCTGCGGTTGTTTACTCTGACGCCATGCGGCGTAGCCCAGCAGCAGGGTGAACAGTAAAAACGGCAGATGCGGCATCCCCGGCACCACTGCCAGCATAAACATAATGCCTGCGGCGGTGTAGAGAATGGCCGGGTTGGCCAGAAGCTGCCGCGCACATCCTGGGCGATATCGCCGTTATCACTGACGCGGGTAACAATCACCGCTGCGGCGGTGGATAACAGCAGCGACGGGATTTATGCAACCAGGCCGTCGCCGATGGTCATCAGCACATACTGCTGAAACGCATCGGAGGCGCTGAGGTCGTATTTGAAAATCCCAATGCAAATCCCGCCGATCATGTTGATCGCCAGTATCATCATCCCGGCGATGGCGTCGCCGCGCACAAACTTGGACGCGCCGTCCATTGCACCGTAGAAATCCGCCTCGTTGGCGGTATCTTTACGCCGCGCCTGGGCCTGGGCCTGATTAATCAGCCCGGCGTTGAGATCGGCGTCAATCGCCATTTGCTTGCCGGGCATCGCATCAAGGGTAAAACGCGCCGAAACTTCGGAAATACGCTCCGCCCCTTTGGTCACAACGATGAAGTTAATCGTCAACAGCGTCAGCGAAAAGGATCGTCAGAAGATTGTCGCCGCGCTGAATGACGAGTCGATTTTTTCCGGCAACGGTATTTCGCCGCTCAATAATCTCGGCAAGATTGCCGTACTTGAGGCGGCGGGCAAACGCGAAACACTGCCGGTGCGCAAAGCGGAAATCGCCAGTGCGAATGCCGACGCCAGCGTGGATAAAAGCCAGGCGACGAAAGCAGCCCAGGCCAACGAAAAACGGGTCATTCTGAAAAACAAATCGGCACGGGAACTGGGCGAGCTGGCAACCGTGATTAACAGCATCGCTGAAAAAAGCCATATGCAAAGCAATATGGAGATGGAAATTGTTCCGCAGGGGCTGCGGATCCTGATTAAAGACGATCAGAATCGCAGTATGTTTGAACGCGGCAGCGCGAAAATTATGCCCTTCTTTAAAAAGCTGCTGGTCGAACTGGCCCCGGTGTTCGACTCACTGGATAACAAGCTGATTATCACTGGCCATACGGATGCCATGCAGTACAAAGACGGCGAGCGTTACAACAACTGGAACCTCTCCGGGGACCGTGCGCTGTCGGCGCGCCGCGTGCTGGAGCAGGCCGGAATGCCCGTTGATAAAGTCATGCAGGTAAGCGCGATGTCAGATCAGATGCTGCTGAACCAACAGGACCCCAACGGCGCAGAAAACCGCCGGATTGAAATCATGATCCTGACGCATTCCGCCTCCGATACGCTGTATCAGTTCTTTGGCGAGAAAGGAGAAAAAGTGGTGAAACCCGCCGTCAAACGCCTGGAGGAAAGCAGCCGCGACAACTCCAAAATAGGTTAAGGAACCCGATGCGCCAGACGGGAGAATGCCCTGTGGCTTAGCGGTGATGGGGGGAACCCAGGCAGGGTTGAACCGGTTTAAACACCCGGTCTCTCAGCAGGGTTCGCCGATGGGGATCTGACCCGCAATGCAGAAACCATGCTTTTAAAACAATGTTCCGAAAAATAGAGACATGGATTCCAGAGATGGTAACGGACGCTTGCGCGGTGTGGGCGCGCTCATACACTTTCACAAGGAAGTCTTAAAACACGTTGGCCCCGCCCTCACCTTATGCCCTTTTGCGCAGGAGTCCTAATGATGACTACCCCACTGTTTCACGGCGTTATTCCCCCGGTCGCGACACTGTTTGATGATAACGGACGCTTCTCCCCTGAGGAGCAAGGCCGACTCATTGAGCGCCTTGTGGAAAGCGATGTCGACGGTCTGTTTTTCCTTGGCAGCGCCGGCGAATTCGCGCATATGTCTGACGCGCTGCGTCAGGAAATAGCCGAGTGTTGTATTAAGCAGGTGGCGGGACGCAAACCGGTGCTGATCGGTATTGGGCATTCCGGAACACAGCAGGCGATCGAACTGGGCTTACATGCTCAGCGCTGCGGCGCAGACGGGGTGGTGGCGATTAATCCGTTTTATAATCCGCTGAGCGAAAGCAATTTACTCGCCCACTTCCAGCGCCTCAGCGCGGCCCTGGAGCTGCCGGTGCTGCTGTATAATTTCCCGGCGCTGACGGGGCAATCGCTGCCGGTGTCGGTGATTGTCGAACTGGCGAAAACCTGCCCGAACATCGTCGGGCTGAAAGACACGGTGGATACCCTGTCCCATATCCGCGAAACCCTGGCCGCCGTCAAGCCGGTGCGACCGGATTTCGCCGTCTTTGCCGGATATGATGAGTACCTGTTTGGCACGCTCATCCTCGGCGGCGATGGCTGTATTCCCGCCAGCGCCAACTTCGCGCCACAGCTGACCTGCGGCATCCTCAAAGCGTACCGGGAACAGGATTACGCCCGGGCGGTTGCGCTCCAGCAACGCCTGTCATTAATCCCGCCGCTGTACAGCATCGATCTGCCCTTCTATAACGCCATCAAATATGCGTTGCAGCTCACCGGACTGGGATATTTCCTGCAACAGCCTGCCCCCCGCGTCGCCGTTAACCGATGCGATGAAAGCGCAAATTAAAGGGATTTTGCAGCAAAGCGGCGTGATCTGACCGATACCGCCGTCCTGGACGGCGGATCGTCTGCGGATGCAGCCTCCCGGGTCGACTACAGCTGAATATTGCTCTCCGCCAGGCTGCCCATATCGGTATACACGGCGCAGGCGGCATCCACCAGGTGCATAGCCAGCGCCGCGCCGCTGCCTTCCCCGAGGCGCATGCCCATATGCAGGTAAGGCTCAAGGCCCAGCGCGTTTAATGCAATCGCGGTGCCCTTTTCAGCAGAAAAATGCGAAGGGATAAGATAGGGTTTCACCGCCGGAGCGATCCTGCAGGCTGCGAGGGCGGACGCATAAGAAAGAAAGCCGTCCAGGACCACCGGCAAACCGCAGCGGGCTGCGCCCAGGATCACGCCCGTCATGCCCAGCAGATCGTAACCGCCGACTTTCGCCAGTACGTCTACCCCCGTCCCGGGCATCGGGTTGATTCACCGCAATCGCCTGTTGCACAACCGCGATTTTATGCGCCATTTTATCCTGCGGAAAATTGGCACCCGCGCCTACTACCTCTGCGGGCTCCGCACCGGCGAGAACGCTTATCATCGCCGCGGCTGGCGTGGTGTTAGCCATCCCCAGTTCGCCCACGCCAAACACCTTAACGCCCTGTTGGGCCAGTTCGCTGGTATGGCTGATGACGCGGGCAAGTAACGCATTCGCCACCGCGCCGGACATCGCCGGTTCGCGGGCGATGTTACCGCTGCCGCGTGCGACTTTCAGACTCAGAATGCCCGGCAGCGGATCGCTGTCGATGCCGATATCAATCACATGCACTAGCGCGCCCGCCTGTTTCGCCAGCACGCACACGCCGGTATTGTTACGCAGCATATTCATGGTCTGGATCGCGGTTACCGCTTTTGGCGAAAGGGTGACCTGTTCGTCATACACGCCGTGGTCGGCGCACATAACGATAATCGCCTTTTTGAAGTCCTGGTCCATGCCCTTCAGCCCTGGCATCCCGGCCAGTTGCACGGCGAGGCTTTCCAGGCGGCCTAAACTGCCGGGCGGCTTTAACAAGCCATCAAGATGCGTCTGGGCATCGCGCATGGCAGCCGCATTCAGCGGCGGGATATCACAAATCAATGAGGCCAGTGTGTCCATGGTTTCTCTCGTTACAGCAGCGCCAGAAGGAAAATGACTTCGCCCAGCTCAATGGCTGCGCCCAGTGTGTCGCCGGTTTGGCCGCGCAATGTGCGCTTAATGGCCATACCGATCAACCCGATACCCAGCGTGGTGATAAACCAGGCCAGCAGGCCTGCGCCGGGCAACAGCAGAAAGCACAATACGGCGCCGGTAAGCAGGGTCACCGCGGTTTGTTTCAGGCCGATCTTGCCAATAAAAA includes:
- the fhiA_1 gene encoding flagellar system protein, with translation MLAVVPGMPHLPFLLFTLLLGYAAWRQSKQPQASVENEQNLENLSKAIVETPEQPVSWETIPLIEPVSLSLGYKLVSLVDKNRGGPLTQRVRGVRQVISDTSGVLLPEIRIRENFRLKPTQYAIYINGIQAEEGDVPADRLMALPGSDTYGEIDGILGMDPAYRMPVTWIQPDQKARALNLGYQVIDCASVIATHVNKVVRQYIPELFNYDDVTHLHNRLAAQAPRLAEDLNAALNYSQLLKVYRQLLTEGVSLKDIVTIATVLVASSATTKDTVLLTSDVRLALRRSIAAPLVRNQTLSVYTLQNDLENLLLGVVNQTQQANKVALDSVPVDPNMLSQFQNTMPQAKEQMKAAGKEPVLLVAPQLRPLLTRYARLFAPGLQVLSYNEVPDELELKVLGSLS
- the fhiA_2 gene encoding flagellar system protein yields the protein MTKGAERISEVSARFTLDAMPGKQMAIDADLNAGLINQAQAQARRKDTANEADFYGAMDGASKFVRGDAIAGMMILAINMIGGICIGIFKYDLSASDAFQQYVLMTIGDGLVA
- the motB_2 gene encoding lateral flagellar motor protein B (MotB-like), with translation MKLIVNSVSEKDRQKIVAALNDESIFSGNGISPLNNLGKIAVLEAAGKRETLPVRKAEIASANADASVDKSQATKAAQANEKRVILKNKSARELGELATVINSIAEKSHMQSNMEMEIVPQGLRILIKDDQNRSMFERGSAKIMPFFKKLLVELAPVFDSLDNKLIITGHTDAMQYKDGERYNNWNLSGDRALSARRVLEQAGMPVDKVMQVSAMSDQMLLNQQDPNGAENRRIEIMILTHSASDTLYQFFGEKGEKVVKPAVKRLEESSRDNSKIG
- the yagE gene encoding CP4-6 prophage; lyase/synthase is translated as MMTTPLFHGVIPPVATLFDDNGRFSPEEQGRLIERLVESDVDGLFFLGSAGEFAHMSDALRQEIAECCIKQVAGRKPVLIGIGHSGTQQAIELGLHAQRCGADGVVAINPFYNPLSESNLLAHFQRLSAALELPVLLYNFPALTGQSLPVSVIVELAKTCPNIVGLKDTVDTLSHIRETLAAVKPVRPDFAVFAGYDEYLFGTLILGGDGCIPASANFAPQLTCGILKAYREQDYARAVALQQRLSLIPPLYSIDLPFYNAIKYALQLTGLGYFLQQPAPRVAVNRCDESAN
- the cobT_1 gene encoding Nicotinate-nucleotide--dimethylbenzimidazole phosphoribosyltransferase, with protein sequence MKPYLIPSHFSAEKGTAIALNALGLEPYLHMGMRLGEGSGAALAMHLVDAACAVYTDMGSLAESNIQL
- the cobT_2 gene encoding Nicotinate-nucleotide--dimethylbenzimidazole phosphoribosyltransferase — translated: MDTLASLICDIPPLNAAAMRDAQTHLDGLLKPPGSLGRLESLAVQLAGMPGLKGMDQDFKKAIIVMCADHGVYDEQVTLSPKAVTAIQTMNMLRNNTGVCVLAKQAGALVHVIDIGIDSDPLPGILSLKVARGSGNIAREPAMSGAVANALLARVISHTSELAQQGVKVFGVGELGMANTTPAAAMISVLAGAEPAEVVGAGANFPQDKMAHKIAVVQQAIAVNQPDARDGGRRTGESRRLRSAGHDGRDPGRSPLRFAGGPGRLSFLCVRPRSLQDRSGGETLSYPFAFFC